Proteins found in one Planctomycetes bacterium MalM25 genomic segment:
- the nadC gene encoding Nicotinate-nucleotide pyrophosphorylase [carboxylating], with protein MTAAFSEITWDERLLSDARALVRLALREDLDDAGDLTSLSVVGAERRGAAAIVSREAGVLAGVGIPTLVLEEAGADAVWRPTREDGQPLSPGDEVGVLEGVARDLLRCERVTLNLMSRLCGVATLTRRYVEAVADTVAKVYDTRKTTPGWRLLEKYAVHCGGGCNHRTGLYDAVMIKDNHLALADEVGLTPGGAVRLARKKEPGVVIEVEVDSLDQLRDALPAGPDIVLLDNMSNDQLREAIRLRDAAASSVVLEASGGVRLETIGPIAATGVDRISVGALTHSAIGLDLGLDWRPGGGG; from the coding sequence ATGACCGCAGCTTTCAGCGAGATCACTTGGGACGAGCGGCTGCTCAGCGACGCGCGCGCGCTGGTGCGGCTGGCGCTCCGCGAAGACCTCGACGACGCGGGCGACTTAACCAGCCTGTCGGTCGTCGGCGCCGAGCGTCGGGGCGCGGCGGCGATCGTCTCGCGCGAGGCGGGCGTGCTTGCCGGCGTGGGCATCCCCACGCTCGTGCTCGAAGAGGCCGGGGCCGACGCCGTTTGGCGCCCCACCAGGGAGGATGGCCAGCCCCTCTCGCCGGGCGACGAAGTCGGCGTGCTGGAAGGCGTTGCCCGCGATCTGCTGCGCTGCGAGCGGGTGACGCTCAACCTGATGTCGCGGCTGTGCGGCGTCGCCACGCTGACGCGGCGCTACGTCGAGGCGGTCGCCGACACCGTCGCCAAGGTTTACGACACCCGCAAGACCACGCCCGGCTGGCGCCTGCTGGAGAAGTACGCCGTCCACTGCGGCGGCGGGTGCAACCACCGGACCGGTCTCTACGACGCCGTGATGATCAAGGACAACCACCTGGCGTTGGCCGACGAGGTCGGCCTGACCCCCGGGGGGGCGGTGCGGCTGGCTCGCAAGAAGGAGCCTGGAGTCGTAATCGAGGTTGAAGTCGACTCACTCGACCAGCTGCGCGACGCCCTGCCCGCGGGACCGGATATCGTGCTCCTCGACAACATGTCGAACGACCAACTCCGCGAAGCGATCCGCCTGCGGGACGCGGCGGCCTCCTCCGTAGTGCTGGAGGCTTCGGGAGGGGTGCGGCTGGAGACGATCGGTCCGATCGCGGCGACCGGCGTCGATCGGATCAGCGTGGGGGCGTTGACCCACTCGGCGATCGGCCTGGATCTGGGCCTCGACTGGCGTCCCGGTGGGGGGGGATAG
- the ligA gene encoding DNA ligase has protein sequence MPDPAAEIESLRREIREHDRRYYVDAAPTISDREYDAKLAELRSWEEKHPDLVTPDSPTQRVGGEPIEGFRTVDHARRMYSIDNSYDEEDLTKWAQRCFEAVDPDLATIDARLARLETKEAEFKGKRDADSKKGREALASERAAVLQERIQYLDSAAKAGYPLPGGYAAEPKIDGVAASLRYENGRLALGLTRGDGQRGDDITHNLRTLRSVPLRLAGEAREVFEVRGEVFMPRAEFDRVNREQEAAGDDPFVNPRNATAGTLKQLDPQRVAGRGLRLTVYGMGEIVGGEAIHSQIELLDEARDAGFATNPLAQDCETIKEVLDYINRFEQEKESLGYGVDGVVVKVNRFDLQERLGFTSRSPRWCIAYKYATEQAATELLDIEWQIGKSGKLTPRAKMAPVFVAGTTVQHATLHNVGELRRKDVRIGDTVIVEKAGEIIPQVVRVVDADRADRAAPLKLPTACPTCGAALVMELDKRFLTLLERTEDPFEAAKQLAEKEGSAFDPNLTKEQLYELQESGRYCPNPSCPAQLKERLIHFAARGQLDIDGLGEKVVEQLLEAGLVTSYGDLYRLHTKRDALLALERMGKKKADNLLAGIEASKDRGLARVLASLGIRHVGSTASRVLATHYGSLDALREAGVADLESFQVNREESGIGPEIARSLHEYLHSETGKAVFDDLAQEGLILQEDSQSVAEAAGALAGKTLVVTGTLERRSRGEAQELIRQHGGKAASSVSKTTDYLVAGEKAGSKLAKAEKLGVPVLSEEAFEQMLGINGSDG, from the coding sequence ATGCCCGACCCCGCCGCCGAAATCGAGTCGCTCCGCCGCGAGATCCGCGAGCACGACCGCCGCTACTACGTCGACGCCGCGCCGACGATCAGCGACCGGGAGTACGACGCGAAGCTCGCCGAGCTTCGAAGCTGGGAGGAAAAACACCCCGATCTTGTCACGCCCGACAGCCCGACGCAGCGCGTCGGCGGCGAGCCGATCGAGGGCTTCCGCACGGTCGATCACGCCCGGCGGATGTACTCGATCGATAACTCGTACGACGAGGAAGACCTCACGAAATGGGCCCAGCGCTGCTTCGAAGCGGTCGACCCCGACCTGGCGACGATCGACGCGAGATTGGCCCGCCTCGAAACGAAGGAGGCCGAGTTCAAAGGCAAGCGGGACGCCGACTCGAAGAAGGGCCGCGAGGCGCTGGCGAGCGAGCGAGCGGCGGTCCTCCAAGAACGGATCCAGTACCTCGACTCCGCGGCCAAAGCGGGCTACCCCCTCCCGGGCGGCTACGCTGCCGAGCCGAAGATCGACGGGGTCGCCGCGAGCTTGCGCTATGAGAACGGCCGACTGGCCCTCGGCCTCACCCGCGGGGATGGCCAGCGAGGCGACGACATCACGCATAACCTGAGGACGCTCCGCAGCGTGCCGCTCCGGCTCGCGGGCGAAGCACGTGAGGTCTTCGAGGTCCGCGGCGAAGTCTTCATGCCGCGTGCCGAGTTCGACCGCGTGAACCGCGAGCAGGAGGCGGCCGGCGACGACCCCTTCGTGAATCCACGCAACGCCACCGCCGGCACGCTCAAGCAGCTCGACCCGCAGCGCGTCGCCGGGCGCGGTCTCCGGCTGACCGTCTACGGCATGGGCGAGATCGTCGGCGGTGAGGCGATCCACTCGCAGATCGAGCTGCTCGACGAGGCTCGCGACGCCGGCTTCGCCACGAATCCGCTCGCGCAGGACTGCGAGACGATCAAAGAGGTGCTCGACTACATCAACCGGTTCGAGCAAGAGAAGGAGTCGCTCGGCTACGGCGTCGATGGCGTGGTCGTCAAGGTGAACCGCTTCGACCTGCAGGAACGCCTCGGCTTCACCAGCCGCTCCCCGCGCTGGTGCATCGCCTACAAGTACGCGACCGAGCAGGCGGCGACCGAACTGCTGGACATCGAGTGGCAGATCGGCAAGTCGGGCAAGCTCACCCCCCGGGCGAAGATGGCGCCCGTCTTCGTGGCGGGCACGACGGTCCAGCACGCGACGCTGCACAACGTCGGCGAGCTGCGGCGTAAGGACGTGCGGATCGGCGACACGGTGATCGTTGAGAAGGCGGGCGAGATCATCCCGCAGGTGGTGCGCGTCGTCGACGCCGACCGCGCGGACCGCGCCGCTCCGCTCAAGCTCCCCACCGCCTGTCCAACCTGCGGCGCCGCGCTGGTCATGGAACTCGATAAGCGGTTCCTGACGCTTCTCGAACGGACCGAAGACCCGTTCGAGGCCGCCAAGCAGCTCGCCGAGAAAGAGGGGTCGGCGTTCGATCCCAATCTGACGAAGGAGCAACTCTACGAGCTCCAGGAGTCGGGGCGTTACTGCCCCAACCCGAGCTGCCCCGCCCAGCTCAAGGAACGACTCATCCACTTCGCGGCGCGGGGGCAGCTGGACATCGACGGTCTCGGGGAGAAGGTGGTCGAGCAACTGCTCGAGGCAGGCCTCGTCACTTCTTACGGCGATCTCTACCGGCTCCACACGAAGCGCGACGCGCTGCTCGCTCTGGAGAGGATGGGTAAAAAGAAGGCGGACAACTTGCTCGCCGGGATCGAGGCCTCGAAGGACCGCGGCCTGGCTCGCGTCCTCGCGTCGCTCGGCATCCGCCACGTCGGCTCGACCGCCTCGCGCGTGCTTGCGACCCACTACGGTTCGCTCGACGCCTTGCGTGAGGCGGGCGTCGCCGACCTCGAATCTTTCCAAGTCAACCGCGAGGAGTCGGGCATCGGCCCCGAGATCGCCCGCTCGCTGCACGAGTACCTCCACAGCGAGACCGGCAAAGCCGTCTTCGATGACCTTGCTCAAGAAGGCCTGATCCTCCAAGAGGATTCTCAGTCGGTGGCGGAAGCCGCCGGAGCGCTGGCCGGCAAGACCCTCGTCGTCACCGGTACGTTAGAGCGCCGCTCCCGCGGCGAGGCCCAAGAGCTGATCCGGCAGCACGGCGGCAAGGCGGCTAGCAGCGTCAGCAAGACGACCGACTACCTCGTCGCGGGCGAGAAGGCGGGCAGCAAGCTCGCCAAGGCGGAGAAGCTCGGCGTGCCGGTGCTGTCCGAGGAGGCGTTCGAACAAATGCTAGGCATCAACGGGAGTGACGGATGA
- the prkC_6 gene encoding Serine/threonine-protein kinase PrkC, translating to MATMDRATETPPRLGRKRQSPRKVLGRLGPWQLLRILGEGAMTRVYLAKPAEAEGAAASYAVKALKKEWWSDPAAIEMQRREAWVGQRVSSPHLAPVLSAGVTAPPYYTVTPRLEGQTAAELLASDARPALPVALWIARQAAQALHALHASTGMIHGDVKPANLIVGPDGHTTLIDLGFCQSPRETHSWAERPVVGTLRYLAPERMTSAIAVDTRSDLYSLGATLYELIAGRPPHDGDTPAALIEQHRTERPECLRSTAPGTPKGVASLVHRLLAKDPLRRPATPLEVVNELAPLEIACFGLR from the coding sequence ATGGCGACGATGGATCGCGCCACCGAAACACCGCCCCGGCTGGGGCGCAAGCGGCAATCGCCGCGTAAGGTCTTGGGCCGGCTCGGCCCGTGGCAGCTGTTGCGCATCCTGGGCGAGGGCGCGATGACGCGCGTCTACCTCGCCAAACCGGCCGAGGCCGAGGGCGCCGCCGCTTCGTACGCCGTGAAGGCGCTGAAGAAGGAATGGTGGAGCGACCCGGCCGCGATCGAGATGCAGCGCCGCGAGGCGTGGGTCGGGCAGCGCGTGAGCTCCCCGCACCTGGCGCCGGTGCTGTCGGCGGGCGTGACGGCGCCGCCGTACTACACGGTCACCCCACGTCTTGAGGGCCAAACGGCCGCGGAGCTGCTGGCGAGCGACGCCCGCCCCGCCCTGCCGGTCGCCCTCTGGATTGCCCGCCAAGCGGCCCAGGCGCTCCACGCTTTGCACGCCTCGACCGGCATGATCCACGGCGACGTGAAGCCGGCCAACCTGATCGTCGGCCCCGACGGCCACACCACGCTCATCGACCTCGGCTTCTGCCAGTCGCCCCGCGAGACACACTCGTGGGCCGAGCGACCCGTAGTCGGCACGCTCCGCTACCTCGCGCCGGAGCGGATGACTTCGGCGATCGCGGTCGACACGCGCAGCGACCTCTACAGCCTCGGCGCGACGCTCTACGAGCTGATCGCGGGCCGCCCGCCGCACGACGGCGACACGCCCGCCGCGCTGATCGAGCAGCACCGGACCGAGCGCCCCGAGTGCTTGCGCTCCACGGCGCCCGGCACGCCCAAGGGGGTCGCTTCACTGGTGCACCGGCTGCTGGCGAAGGACCCGCTCCGCCGGCCCGCGACGCCGCTGGAGGTGGTCAACGAACTGGCGCCGCTCGAGATCGCCTGCTTCGGCCTGCGGTGA
- the rpsU gene encoding 30S ribosomal protein S21 encodes MVKLTLRDKETAQEAVRRFRKLVERSGIKKEMRIREFYEKPSATKRRAKLRAQRRARRERTLAKR; translated from the coding sequence GTGGTAAAGCTGACCCTTCGCGACAAAGAGACGGCCCAAGAGGCCGTGCGTCGATTCCGCAAGCTCGTCGAGCGTAGCGGCATCAAGAAGGAGATGCGGATCCGCGAGTTCTACGAGAAGCCGAGCGCCACGAAGCGTCGCGCCAAGCTCCGCGCTCAGCGTCGCGCCCGCCGCGAGCGGACGCTCGCCAAGCGCTGA
- the moeB gene encoding Molybdopterin-synthase adenylyltransferase has translation MSTDPLSRYAKQTRFAPIGEAGQRKLLASRVLLCGCGALGSVLANTLVRAGVGRVTLVDRDFLEESNLQRQVLFQESDVAERLPKAIAAASHLRAINSGVEVTPVVADVTAANLPELAAGHDLLLDGTDNFETRLLLNDYAVRESVPWVYGGVIGAEGRVMPIVPGETACLACLMPEPPAPGQTETCDSAGVLGPAVNVVASLQAMEALKLLAGAEDALATGLTVADLWSGRWRRLQVARDPACRVCGERRFEWLEGGRGTRAVVLCGRGSVQLSPPEGSPPIDLPAMRAKLAPLGEVTGNAYLLRLVYEGHDVTLFADGRAILGGIEDETEARTLWARVVGG, from the coding sequence ATGTCGACCGACCCGTTATCCCGCTACGCCAAGCAAACCCGCTTCGCCCCGATCGGCGAAGCGGGTCAGCGGAAGCTGCTGGCGAGTCGCGTTCTGCTGTGCGGCTGCGGGGCGCTCGGCTCGGTGCTCGCCAACACGCTGGTCCGCGCGGGCGTGGGGCGGGTGACGCTTGTCGATCGCGACTTCCTTGAGGAGTCGAACCTGCAACGCCAGGTCCTGTTCCAAGAGTCCGACGTCGCCGAGCGATTGCCCAAGGCGATCGCCGCCGCGTCACATCTTCGAGCGATCAACTCGGGCGTCGAGGTCACGCCCGTGGTGGCCGACGTGACCGCGGCGAACCTGCCCGAGCTGGCGGCGGGGCACGACCTGCTGCTCGACGGGACCGACAACTTCGAGACCCGCCTGCTGTTGAACGACTACGCGGTGCGCGAGTCGGTCCCCTGGGTCTACGGCGGGGTGATTGGCGCCGAGGGGCGCGTCATGCCGATCGTCCCCGGCGAGACCGCCTGCCTCGCCTGCCTGATGCCCGAGCCCCCCGCGCCGGGCCAGACCGAGACGTGCGACTCCGCCGGCGTGCTCGGCCCGGCGGTGAACGTGGTCGCCTCGCTGCAGGCGATGGAGGCGCTCAAGCTGCTCGCCGGCGCCGAGGACGCCCTCGCCACGGGGCTCACGGTCGCCGACCTCTGGAGCGGACGCTGGCGCCGCCTGCAGGTCGCCCGCGACCCCGCCTGCCGGGTCTGCGGCGAGCGCCGCTTCGAATGGCTCGAAGGGGGACGCGGCACCCGGGCGGTTGTCCTGTGCGGGCGCGGGTCGGTGCAGCTCAGCCCGCCGGAGGGCTCGCCGCCGATCGACCTGCCGGCGATGCGCGCGAAGCTGGCGCCGCTCGGCGAGGTGACCGGCAACGCCTATCTGCTACGGCTGGTCTACGAAGGACACGACGTCACCCTCTTCGCCGACGGCCGGGCGATCCTCGGCGGGATCGAAGACGAGACCGAAGCACGCACCCTCTGGGCCCGTGTCGTCGGCGGTTAG
- the comEA gene encoding ComE operon protein 1: protein MSNPLIRRADQAVLAALVAVALAGAALWWARAGGFTGGLVEIDNAPPLDYRFLVDVNEAQWPELAQLPGVGPTIAQRIIESRDVEGEYRTLDQLERVHGLGPRKLEGMRRYLLPLPEDAQVAGDSDRLDPSG, encoded by the coding sequence GTGTCTAACCCCCTGATCCGCCGAGCCGACCAAGCGGTCCTCGCCGCCCTCGTGGCGGTGGCGCTCGCCGGTGCTGCGCTCTGGTGGGCCCGCGCGGGAGGCTTCACGGGCGGACTGGTTGAAATCGACAACGCCCCGCCGCTCGACTATCGGTTCCTGGTCGATGTGAATGAGGCACAGTGGCCGGAGTTGGCCCAACTGCCCGGCGTCGGCCCGACGATCGCCCAGCGGATCATCGAATCCCGCGACGTCGAGGGCGAGTACCGCACGCTCGACCAGCTCGAGCGGGTTCACGGCCTCGGCCCCCGCAAGCTCGAAGGGATGCGGCGTTACCTGCTGCCCCTGCCGGAAGACGCCCAGGTGGCGGGCGATTCCGATCGCCTCGACCCGAGCGGCTGA
- the uvrA_1 gene encoding UvrABC system protein A yields the protein MPADAPTPPPADVISVRGARTHNLKEVDLDLPRNRLIVFCGASGSGKTSMAIDTLYAEGQRRYIESFSAYTRQFLEQLDKPDCERIDGLPPAIAVTRAGGSRSNRATVATATEVADHLRLLFARAGRVLCPDCDLPVRCDTVDSIVDALKDLPEGQRAMLGFEVALGEHPANQIAELVEAGYVRALVDGEVTELAELVRREEVGDALTVVVDRFVGGRVEETRLGESIETALAGGDGACLVVLVPSAAADGSANEEAGPGTLSFDTRLRCNGCRREFATPEPQLFNFNSPLGACPECEGFGSVVETDMDLVVPDKSLSLRQGAIAPWRTPAYEHELEELLALAEDFGVDPDIPYAELPPETVRLIVEGVPERDFGGLNGFIAWLERRKYKMHLRVFLSRWRSYRPCPVCQGDRLKPEALAVRVGGKSFADLCRLEVREASQWFAALVPLPHREGLGEGPTPPAADASPSSSKVTEKVQDQSLSDERVPPPLAPPPMGEGNTAIAAAVLEDVMARLDYLQQVGVGYLTLDRTLRTLSTGEAQRVAMTTTLGSNLVDMLYVLDEPSTGLHPTDVEPLVTALRRLRDRGNTLVVVEHEEEAIRAADHAVEFGPLAGVEGGQVAYEGAPTGLTDEPTSRTGDWLAGRRMIFRSAEDRRPTGQGKLTVMGARGANLGADEAEGVDVEFPLGVLTVVTGVSGAGKSSLVRRTLFPALEERLHDGATSEPRHEADRPLPYDDLLGWKQLDDVVLVDQTPISRSPRSNPVTYVKAMDPIRALFASLPDAKARGFTASHFSFNVDGGRCEACQGAGHVEIDMQFLADVTMRCRECDGRRFRGEVLDVGYRDRNIAEVLEMTVHEALRFFRGETKVQQRLRPLIDVGLDYLQLGQPASTLSGGEAQRLKLAGRLSVKSSGRTLFLLDEPTTGLHFSDVEQLIDCFNALVDVGHTLVVIEHNVPMMMAADWLIDLGPGAADEGGSVVAQGTPEQVAACEASLTGRVLAEAFARREVAMAALEAEEAAMEDD from the coding sequence ATGCCCGCCGACGCCCCAACGCCCCCCCCCGCCGACGTCATCTCCGTGCGGGGGGCGCGGACGCACAACCTGAAAGAGGTCGATCTCGACCTGCCGCGAAACCGCCTGATCGTCTTCTGCGGCGCCTCGGGGAGCGGCAAGACGTCGATGGCGATCGACACGCTCTACGCGGAGGGTCAGCGGCGCTACATCGAGAGCTTCAGCGCGTACACACGCCAATTCCTGGAACAGCTCGACAAGCCAGACTGCGAGCGGATCGACGGGCTCCCCCCCGCAATCGCGGTGACGCGGGCGGGCGGGTCGCGCTCGAACCGCGCCACGGTCGCCACGGCGACGGAGGTCGCCGACCACCTGCGGCTGCTCTTCGCCCGCGCCGGGCGGGTGCTCTGCCCCGACTGCGACCTCCCCGTCCGCTGCGACACGGTCGACTCGATCGTCGACGCCCTCAAGGACCTGCCCGAAGGGCAGCGAGCGATGCTCGGCTTCGAGGTCGCCCTCGGCGAGCACCCGGCCAACCAAATCGCCGAGCTGGTCGAGGCGGGCTACGTCCGCGCGCTGGTCGATGGCGAGGTGACCGAGCTGGCCGAGTTGGTCCGGCGCGAGGAGGTGGGGGATGCGCTCACGGTCGTCGTAGATCGCTTCGTTGGGGGACGCGTCGAGGAGACGCGGCTGGGGGAGTCGATCGAGACGGCGCTCGCCGGTGGCGATGGAGCCTGCTTGGTCGTGCTGGTTCCGTCGGCTGCCGCCGACGGCTCGGCGAACGAGGAGGCCGGGCCGGGCACACTGTCGTTCGATACGCGGCTGCGTTGCAACGGGTGCCGACGCGAGTTCGCGACGCCCGAGCCGCAGCTGTTCAACTTTAACAGCCCGCTGGGCGCCTGCCCCGAGTGCGAAGGCTTCGGCAGCGTTGTCGAGACCGACATGGACCTCGTGGTCCCCGACAAGTCGCTCTCGCTCCGCCAGGGGGCGATCGCGCCGTGGCGCACCCCGGCGTACGAGCACGAACTCGAAGAGCTGCTCGCGCTCGCCGAGGACTTCGGCGTCGATCCCGACATCCCCTACGCCGAGCTGCCCCCCGAAACGGTCCGGCTGATCGTCGAGGGCGTGCCGGAGCGCGACTTCGGCGGGCTGAACGGCTTCATCGCTTGGCTCGAACGGCGCAAGTACAAGATGCACCTGCGGGTCTTCCTCAGCCGCTGGCGTTCGTACCGCCCCTGCCCCGTGTGCCAAGGCGATCGCCTCAAGCCGGAGGCCCTCGCGGTACGAGTCGGCGGGAAGAGCTTCGCCGACCTCTGCCGGTTGGAAGTGCGCGAGGCCTCTCAGTGGTTTGCAGCGCTCGTCCCCCTCCCTCATAGGGAGGGGCTAGGGGAGGGTCCGACGCCTCCCGCTGCGGACGCATCACCTAGCTCCTCGAAAGTTACAGAGAAGGTACAGGACCAGTCTCTTAGTGATGAACGCGTACCCCCTCCCCTAGCCCCTCCCCCTATGGGGGAGGGGAATACGGCGATCGCCGCGGCGGTGCTGGAGGACGTGATGGCGCGGCTCGACTACCTGCAACAAGTCGGCGTTGGTTACCTGACACTGGACCGCACGCTCCGCACCCTCAGCACGGGCGAGGCGCAGCGCGTCGCCATGACGACGACGCTCGGCTCAAACCTAGTCGACATGCTCTACGTGCTCGACGAGCCCTCAACCGGACTGCACCCGACCGATGTCGAGCCGCTGGTGACCGCCTTGCGGCGGCTGCGTGACCGGGGCAACACCCTGGTTGTCGTTGAGCACGAAGAGGAGGCGATCCGCGCGGCGGACCACGCCGTCGAGTTCGGCCCGTTGGCCGGGGTCGAGGGGGGACAGGTCGCGTACGAAGGAGCGCCCACGGGTTTGACGGATGAGCCGACCAGCCGGACCGGCGACTGGCTCGCGGGCCGCCGGATGATCTTCCGCTCCGCCGAGGACCGACGGCCCACCGGCCAGGGCAAGCTGACCGTCATGGGCGCCCGCGGGGCGAACCTCGGCGCGGACGAAGCGGAGGGCGTCGATGTCGAGTTCCCGCTCGGCGTGCTGACGGTCGTCACCGGCGTGAGCGGCGCGGGCAAGAGCAGCCTCGTCCGGCGGACCCTGTTCCCGGCTCTCGAAGAGCGCCTGCACGACGGCGCCACGAGCGAACCCCGCCACGAGGCGGACCGCCCCCTGCCCTACGACGACCTGCTCGGCTGGAAACAGCTGGACGACGTGGTGCTGGTCGATCAGACGCCGATCAGCCGCTCGCCCCGCTCGAACCCGGTCACCTACGTGAAGGCGATGGACCCGATCCGGGCCCTCTTCGCCAGCCTGCCCGATGCGAAGGCCCGCGGCTTCACGGCGAGCCACTTCAGTTTCAACGTCGACGGCGGCCGCTGCGAGGCGTGCCAGGGCGCGGGGCACGTCGAGATCGACATGCAGTTCCTCGCCGACGTGACGATGCGCTGCCGCGAGTGCGACGGCCGGCGTTTCCGCGGCGAGGTGCTCGACGTCGGCTACCGCGACCGCAACATCGCCGAAGTGCTGGAGATGACCGTCCACGAAGCGCTCCGCTTCTTCCGCGGCGAGACGAAGGTCCAGCAACGGCTCCGCCCGCTGATCGACGTCGGCCTCGACTACCTGCAGCTCGGCCAACCCGCCAGCACCCTGTCGGGGGGCGAAGCGCAGCGGCTGAAGCTCGCGGGGAGGCTCTCGGTCAAGTCGTCGGGGCGGACGCTCTTCCTGCTCGACGAGCCGACGACCGGCCTGCACTTCTCCGACGTCGAACAGCTGATCGATTGCTTCAACGCGCTCGTGGACGTGGGGCACACGCTGGTCGTCATCGAGCACAACGTGCCGATGATGATGGCCGCCGACTGGCTCATCGACCTCGGCCCCGGCGCCGCGGACGAGGGGGGCTCGGTCGTTGCGCAGGGGACACCCGAGCAGGTCGCCGCTTGCGAGGCGTCGCTCACCGGGCGCGTCCTGGCGGAAGCCTTCGCCCGTCGCGAGGTGGCGATGGCGGCCCTCGAAGCGGAAGAAGCCGCGATGGAAGATGATTGA